In Labrus mixtus chromosome 3, fLabMix1.1, whole genome shotgun sequence, a single window of DNA contains:
- the LOC132971977 gene encoding serine/threonine-protein kinase pim-2-like, which translates to MSGHCVQTPFNFKFKMSSFISESLSQMFTNLRPPAALVTVHTYQNGSGFVRKLKVCTSVCGGQQARKRKASEVEDGGISKRLKSSDPVPLEDFTRVKRKLLEENNGPRKRLRVCEHKERCVEAIISSLESSEKKKKTTAATSGETSRQAFEAKYQQLNPLGAGGQGCVYAGFRREDYVPVAIKHIPRENVIYESVRKSKKMLPLEVAVMLKMAHGKEAGKSAAISLLDYYDLDQELILVLERPVPAVDLYEYMEVKEGSMQEEESRLILKQLIEAARELQSKKVFHRDIKAENILIETSTDFPRVRVIDFGLSCFFKKSSLYRIFCGTSAHIPPEWNQNKTYRASPTTVWQIGVVLYDLLHWNDRFETSSFLDGKITISKDLSPTCQDMLQLCLTKDTALRPSLEELSHHPWLA; encoded by the coding sequence ATGTCAGGACACTGTGTTCAAACACCATTCAACTTCAAGTTCAAAATGAGTTCATTTATCTCTGAATCACTATCCCAGATGTTTACAAATCTTCGTCCTCCAGCTGCTCTGGTAACAGTGCACACTTACCAAAATGGTTCTGGCTTTGTACGGAAATTGAAGGTCTGTACGTCTGTCTGTGGAGGCCAGCAGGCCAGAAAGAGAAAGGCCTCCGAGGTAGAAGATGGAGGCATCTCAAAGAGGCTGAAGAGCTCTGATCCTGTGCCCTTAGAGGACTTCACTAGGGTGAAGAGGAAACTCCTCGAAGAAAACAATGGACCCAGAAAGAGATTGAGAGTCTGTGAGCACAAAGAGAGATGTGTGGAAGCCATCATATCCTCATTGGAGTCctctgagaagaagaagaaaaccacTGCAGCCACTTCTGGGGAAACCAGCAGACAAGCGTTTGAGGCTAAGTACCAGCAACTGAACCCACTAGGAGCTGGAGGCCAAGGGTGTGTTTATGCTGGCTTCAGAAGAGAGGATTATGTCCCAGTGGCAATTAAGCATATCCCCAGGGAAAACGTAATCTATGAAAGTGTCAGGAAGAGCAAGAAGATGCTTCCTCTGGAGGTGGCTGTAATGCTTAAGATGGCACATGGAAAAGAAGCTGGTAAATCTGCTGCCATTTCCCTCCTTGACTACTATGATCTGGACCAGGAGCTCATCCTGGTCCTGGAGCGTCCAGTCCCTGCAGTTGACCTATATGAGTACATGGAGGTCAAAGAAGGGTccatgcaggaggaggagagcagattAATATTAAAGCAGCTAATAGAGGCAGCCAGGGAGCTTCAGTCAAAGAAGGTGTTCCACCGAGACATCAAGGCAGAGAACATCCTGATTGAAACCAGCACTGACTTCCCACGTGTTAGGGTTATCGACTTTGGGCtcagctgcttttttaaaaaatcatcctTGTACAGAATCTTTTGTGGTACCTCTGCCCACATACCGCCAGAGTGGAATCAGAACAAAACCTACAGGGCCAGTCCCACCACAGTGTGGCAGATTGGGGTGGTCCTGTATGACCTACTGCACTGGAACGATCGCTTTGAGACGTCAAGTTTTCTCGACGGCAAAATAACTATCAGTAAGGATTTGTCTCCAACTTGCCAGGACATGCTGCAACTCTGTCTAACCAAAGACACTGCTCTACGTCCATCTCTGGAGGAGCTCAGCCACCATCCCTGGCTCGCATAA